The following proteins are co-located in the Betta splendens chromosome 9, fBetSpl5.4, whole genome shotgun sequence genome:
- the LOC114861582 gene encoding ubiquitin carboxyl-terminal hydrolase 15-like isoform X4: MMVVEQGMFVKHCKVEVYLTELKLCEDSNMDNVITRRFSKADTIDMIEKDMRKLFSIPDEKETRLWNRYMSNTFEPLNKPDSTIQDAGLYQGQVLVIEQKNDDGTWPRGSTAPKSSGASNLSALPKISPSSITNNHNSSFNSRNVKNSSYSLSSYHPYNNSYDYSDQSRQSERSGLCGLSNLGNTCFMNSAVQCLSNIPPLTDYFLKDKYTDELNEDNPLGMKGEIAKAYAELIKQLWSGKYSYVTPRPFKTQVGRFAPQFSGYQQQDSHELLAFLLDGLHEDLNRIRKKPYIQLKDANGRPDKVVAEEAWENHIKRNDSIIVDIFHGLFKSTLVCPVCAKVSVTFDPFCYLTLPLPMKKERTLEVFLVRLDPLAKPTQYKLTVPKVGYISDLCTSLSILSGVPAEKMIVTDIYNHRFHRIFATNENLSSIMERDDIYVFEVAVNRVEDTDHVVIPVHLREKYKQSGYNHTSTPLFGQPFLIAVPRTLSEDKLYNMLLLRLCRFVRSPVEEDEEDCEETQSTKQHTVNGNATNGLLEEGSPSEMETDEQDDESSQDQELPSENDNSQSEDSVGGDNELENGVVAPQNSTKGQQTTGHSKKRLFTFQFNNMGKTDFLLIKEDTRQIRFDEGHLRLSDRSYLSLDWEPEIKKKYFDETVVEDIDKHESMEYKPQKKAFFKLNDCIELFTTKEKLGAEDPWYCPNCKQHQQATKKLDLWSLPPVLVVHLKRFSYSRYMRDKLDSLVDFPLRDLDMSEFLINPNAGPCRYDLIAVSNHYGGMGGGHYTAYAKNKDDGKWYNFDDSSVSPASEDQIVSKAGYVLFYQRQDTVKGTGYFALDREEEEEDEEEEGEEEEEENSNKEKKTASSAAGAAAAQSDEEDPNENLRRKNDNEQEDEEEEDEEEEDEEEQAPNQDVAMKTN; the protein is encoded by the exons ATGATG GTGGTGGAACAGGGTATGTTTGTGAAGCACTGCAAGGTGGAGGTGTACCTGACAGAGCTCAAGCTCTGCGAAGATAGCAATATGGACAATGTGATCACCAGACGCTTCAGTAAAGCAGACACAATAG ACATGATCGAGAAGGACATGAGGAAGCTGTTCAGCATTCCTGATGAAAAGGAGACCAGGCTGTGGAATAGGTACATGAGCAACACCTTTGAGCCACTCAACAAGCCTGACAGCACCATCCAAGACGCTGGCCTCTatcaaggacag GTTCTTGTAATAGAGCAGAAGAATGACGACGGCACGTGGCCCCGAGGCTCCACAGCACCCAA GTCATCTGGTGCTTCCAATCTCTCTGCTTTGCCAAAGATCTCGCCTTCATCTATCACAAACAATCATAACAGCAGCTTCAACAGCAGGAA TGTGAAGAATTCGAGCTATAGTCTGTCATCATACCACCCGTACAACAACAGCTATGACTACTCGGACCAGAGCAGGCAGAGTGAGCGCTCGGGTCTCTGTGGGCTCTCCAACCTGGGCAACACCTGCTTTATGAACTCTGCTGTGCAG TGTTTGAGTAATATTCCTCCACTCACCGATTACTTCCTCAAAGACAAGTACACGGACGAGCTGAACGAGGACAACCCGCTGGGAATGAAAGGCGAGATCGCCAAAGCCTACGCTGAGCTTATAAAGCAGCTGTGGTCGGGCAAATACAGCTACGTTACTCCAAGACCTTTCAAG ACCCAGGTGGGCCGCTTTGCACCCCAGTTCTCTGGCTACCAGCAGCAGGACTCTCATGAGCTGCTGGCCTTCCTCCTGGACGGGCTTCACGAGGACTTGAACCGCATCAGGAAGAAGCCCTACATCCAGCTGAAGGATGCCAACGGAAGGCCCGATAAA GTGGTGGCGGAGGAGGCGTGGGAGAACCACATCAAGAGAAACGACTCCATCATAGTGGACATTTTCCACGGCCTTTTCAAGTCCACCCTGGTGTGTCCGGTGTGCGCCAAGGTCTCTGTGACGTTCGACCCCTTCTGCTACTTGACCCTGCCCCTTCCCATGAAGAAGGAGCGCACCCTGGAGGTCTTTCTAGTCAGACTAGACCCTCTGGCCAAACCCACACAG TACAAGCTAACGGTACCAAAGGTGGGCTACATTTCTGACCTGTGCACCTCCCTCTCCATCCTGTCTGGCGTGCCTGCTGAGAAG ATGATCGTAACGGACATCTACAATCACCGGTTCCATCGGATCTTCGCCACTAATGAGAATCTCAGCAGTATTATGGAGAGAGATGATATCTATGT ATTCGAGGTGGCGGTGAACAGGGTGGAGGATACGGACCACGTAGTGATCCCAGTGCACCTGAGGGAGAAGTACAAGCAGTCGGGATACAACCACACCAGCACGCCGCTGTTCGGGCAGCCCTTCCTCATCGCTGTCCCCAGGACCCTCAGTGAGGACAAGCTctacaacatgctgctgctgcgcctctg CCGGTTTGTGCGATCGCCagtagaggaggatgaggaggattgTGAGGAGACACAATCAACCAAACAACACACTGTAAATGGTAATGCCACTAATGGACTGCTGGAGGAGGGGTCGCCGA GCGAGATGGAGACGGACGAGCAGGACGACGAGTCCAGTCAAGACCAAGAGTTACCCTCCGAGAATGACAACAGCCAGTCGGAGGACTCCGTGGGAGGGGACAACGAGCTGGAGAACGGCGTGGTCGCGCCGCAGAACTCCACCAAAGGCCAGCAGACGACCGGGCACAGCAAAAAGAGACTTTTTACATTCCAGTTCAATAACATGGGCAAAACGGATTTCTTGCTCATTAAGGAGGACACCAGGCAGATTCGCTTTGATGAGGGACACCTTAGACTCAGTG ACCGCTCTTATCTCTCTTTGGACTGGGAACCGGAGATCAAGAAGAAGTACTTTGATGAGACCGTCGTTGAG GACATTGATAAGCATGAGAGCATGGAGTACAAGCCTCAGAAGAAGGCATTCTTCAAGCTGAATGACTGCATTGAACTGTTCACCACTAAGGAGAAGCTGGGAGCGGAGGATCCATG GTACTGTCCGAACTGTAAGCAGCACCAACAGGCCACCAAGAAGCTGGACCTGTGGTCTCTGCCTCCAGTGCTGGTGGTCCACCTCAAACGCTTCTCCTACAGCCGCTACATGAGGGATAAACTGGACTCCCTCGTTGACTTCCCGCTCAG AGATTTGGATATGTCAGAGTTTCTGATCAACCCCAACGCTGGGCCCTGTCGCTATGACCTCATTGCTGTATCCAACCACTATGGTGGAATGGGTGGAGGCCACT ATACTGCCTACGCCAAGAACAAAGACGATGGAAAGTGGTACAACTTTGATGACAGCAGTGTGTCTCCTGCCAGCGAGGATCAGATAGTG tcTAAAGCAGGATACGTGCTTTTCTACCAGCGGCAGGACACGGTCAAAGGCACAGGCTACTTCGCTCTTGAccgtgaggaggaagaagaggatgaggaggaggaaggagaggaggaggaggaggagaacagtaACAAGGAGAAAAAGACTGCCTCGTCTGCCGCtggagccgccgccgctcagAGCGACGAGGAGGACCCCAACGAGAACCTGCGCCGGAAGAACGACAACGagcaggaagacgaggaggaagaggacgaggaagaggaggatgaggaggagcaggcgccCAATCAAGACGTCGCCATGAAAACCAACTGA
- the LOC114861582 gene encoding ubiquitin carboxyl-terminal hydrolase 15-like isoform X5 codes for MLLCCWWCLRPEAVDLDSRRVDHCVLNCEATASTTITALALPWEPETLSDGLQPSQSVKNSSYSLSSYHPYNNSYDYSDQSRQSERSGLCGLSNLGNTCFMNSAVQCLSNIPPLTDYFLKDKYTDELNEDNPLGMKGEIAKAYAELIKQLWSGKYSYVTPRPFKTQVGRFAPQFSGYQQQDSHELLAFLLDGLHEDLNRIRKKPYIQLKDANGRPDKVVAEEAWENHIKRNDSIIVDIFHGLFKSTLVCPVCAKVSVTFDPFCYLTLPLPMKKERTLEVFLVRLDPLAKPTQYKLTVPKVGYISDLCTSLSILSGVPAEKMIVTDIYNHRFHRIFATNENLSSIMERDDIYVFEVAVNRVEDTDHVVIPVHLREKYKQSGYNHTSTPLFGQPFLIAVPRTLSEDKLYNMLLLRLCRFVRSPVEEDEEDCEETQSTKQHTVNGNATNGLLEEGSPSEMETDEQDDESSQDQELPSENDNSQSEDSVGGDNELENGVVAPQNSTKGQQTTGHSKKRLFTFQFNNMGKTDFLLIKEDTRQIRFDEGHLRLSDRSYLSLDWEPEIKKKYFDETVVEDIDKHESMEYKPQKKAFFKLNDCIELFTTKEKLGAEDPWYCPNCKQHQQATKKLDLWSLPPVLVVHLKRFSYSRYMRDKLDSLVDFPLRDLDMSEFLINPNAGPCRYDLIAVSNHYGGMGGGHYTAYAKNKDDGKWYNFDDSSVSPASEDQIVSKAGYVLFYQRQDTVKGTGYFALDREEEEEDEEEEGEEEEEENSNKEKKTASSAAGAAAAQSDEEDPNENLRRKNDNEQEDEEEEDEEEEDEEEQAPNQDVAMKTN; via the exons ATGCTCCTGTGTTGCTGGTGGTGCCTGAGGCCTGAGGCGGTGGACCTGGACAGCAGGAGGGTTGACCACTGCGTGCTGAACTGCGAGGCCactgcctccaccaccatcacAGCTCTCGCGCTGCCGTGGGAGCCGGAAACGCTCAGCGATGGCTTGCAGCCCTCTCAGAG TGTGAAGAATTCGAGCTATAGTCTGTCATCATACCACCCGTACAACAACAGCTATGACTACTCGGACCAGAGCAGGCAGAGTGAGCGCTCGGGTCTCTGTGGGCTCTCCAACCTGGGCAACACCTGCTTTATGAACTCTGCTGTGCAG TGTTTGAGTAATATTCCTCCACTCACCGATTACTTCCTCAAAGACAAGTACACGGACGAGCTGAACGAGGACAACCCGCTGGGAATGAAAGGCGAGATCGCCAAAGCCTACGCTGAGCTTATAAAGCAGCTGTGGTCGGGCAAATACAGCTACGTTACTCCAAGACCTTTCAAG ACCCAGGTGGGCCGCTTTGCACCCCAGTTCTCTGGCTACCAGCAGCAGGACTCTCATGAGCTGCTGGCCTTCCTCCTGGACGGGCTTCACGAGGACTTGAACCGCATCAGGAAGAAGCCCTACATCCAGCTGAAGGATGCCAACGGAAGGCCCGATAAA GTGGTGGCGGAGGAGGCGTGGGAGAACCACATCAAGAGAAACGACTCCATCATAGTGGACATTTTCCACGGCCTTTTCAAGTCCACCCTGGTGTGTCCGGTGTGCGCCAAGGTCTCTGTGACGTTCGACCCCTTCTGCTACTTGACCCTGCCCCTTCCCATGAAGAAGGAGCGCACCCTGGAGGTCTTTCTAGTCAGACTAGACCCTCTGGCCAAACCCACACAG TACAAGCTAACGGTACCAAAGGTGGGCTACATTTCTGACCTGTGCACCTCCCTCTCCATCCTGTCTGGCGTGCCTGCTGAGAAG ATGATCGTAACGGACATCTACAATCACCGGTTCCATCGGATCTTCGCCACTAATGAGAATCTCAGCAGTATTATGGAGAGAGATGATATCTATGT ATTCGAGGTGGCGGTGAACAGGGTGGAGGATACGGACCACGTAGTGATCCCAGTGCACCTGAGGGAGAAGTACAAGCAGTCGGGATACAACCACACCAGCACGCCGCTGTTCGGGCAGCCCTTCCTCATCGCTGTCCCCAGGACCCTCAGTGAGGACAAGCTctacaacatgctgctgctgcgcctctg CCGGTTTGTGCGATCGCCagtagaggaggatgaggaggattgTGAGGAGACACAATCAACCAAACAACACACTGTAAATGGTAATGCCACTAATGGACTGCTGGAGGAGGGGTCGCCGA GCGAGATGGAGACGGACGAGCAGGACGACGAGTCCAGTCAAGACCAAGAGTTACCCTCCGAGAATGACAACAGCCAGTCGGAGGACTCCGTGGGAGGGGACAACGAGCTGGAGAACGGCGTGGTCGCGCCGCAGAACTCCACCAAAGGCCAGCAGACGACCGGGCACAGCAAAAAGAGACTTTTTACATTCCAGTTCAATAACATGGGCAAAACGGATTTCTTGCTCATTAAGGAGGACACCAGGCAGATTCGCTTTGATGAGGGACACCTTAGACTCAGTG ACCGCTCTTATCTCTCTTTGGACTGGGAACCGGAGATCAAGAAGAAGTACTTTGATGAGACCGTCGTTGAG GACATTGATAAGCATGAGAGCATGGAGTACAAGCCTCAGAAGAAGGCATTCTTCAAGCTGAATGACTGCATTGAACTGTTCACCACTAAGGAGAAGCTGGGAGCGGAGGATCCATG GTACTGTCCGAACTGTAAGCAGCACCAACAGGCCACCAAGAAGCTGGACCTGTGGTCTCTGCCTCCAGTGCTGGTGGTCCACCTCAAACGCTTCTCCTACAGCCGCTACATGAGGGATAAACTGGACTCCCTCGTTGACTTCCCGCTCAG AGATTTGGATATGTCAGAGTTTCTGATCAACCCCAACGCTGGGCCCTGTCGCTATGACCTCATTGCTGTATCCAACCACTATGGTGGAATGGGTGGAGGCCACT ATACTGCCTACGCCAAGAACAAAGACGATGGAAAGTGGTACAACTTTGATGACAGCAGTGTGTCTCCTGCCAGCGAGGATCAGATAGTG tcTAAAGCAGGATACGTGCTTTTCTACCAGCGGCAGGACACGGTCAAAGGCACAGGCTACTTCGCTCTTGAccgtgaggaggaagaagaggatgaggaggaggaaggagaggaggaggaggaggagaacagtaACAAGGAGAAAAAGACTGCCTCGTCTGCCGCtggagccgccgccgctcagAGCGACGAGGAGGACCCCAACGAGAACCTGCGCCGGAAGAACGACAACGagcaggaagacgaggaggaagaggacgaggaagaggaggatgaggaggagcaggcgccCAATCAAGACGTCGCCATGAAAACCAACTGA